tagaattattattattattatggtgaTGATGCTTATCATGATAAATATTGAGGTGGTAATGAggattataataatgataatgataatggcGATAACTTTTCTGTTGACATTTGAAGAgcaagatgatgatgatgatgataattatgatGATAATTATGAAATGATTATTGATTTTACTggtaatgctgctgctgctgatggtTATTTTCATGCTAACCTGTTCTCAGGTGATGCCCCACAAACAGCTGGGTGACAGTGCCTCAGCCGCAAATACCACTGTGGAGGTGAATTTTCTGAACTCTCCCACCTTCACCCTCAACGTCCCTGCCGAGCTGGAGGTCCAAGACCGTGCTTTCGTTCAGTACGTGACCCGGGAAGCCCTGGGCATGTACAAACAGATGGTGAGGTAAGACCTGTTATAGGAACGGATGGGTTAGATTCACACGCCACACTGGGTAGGGCCTTTTGCACTTTGACCTTTCAGGGTTCAGCTTTGTTTCTCGTAGCTGCGGCTCTTGTTGCATCCTCCTCACCTCGGTAGCTCACTCACAGTTTGTGCTATAAAGCTATGCATGGTGACTAACTGGCCGCAGTGGTGAAAGGTGTGCTCATTAAAACTCTGTTAGGCTATCCTCATTTGCACATACTTTCCATTAATAAACAgtgctgtgaaataaataaataaatacttcaataaataaattaacaaatcttcgtctttttttgtattacaaAATGGGGGGCAAGGTGTCAAGAAAGGCTCTTTACAAAGTCTGGTCAGATTCACACCATTAAATCTATTCACAGATATGTATGAAGTCTTAATTTTATCAGTGAATTGATTGGCCCCTCTTCTCTGAAGTCTACAAATCTGTTTCTTTTTGAAGCAGGAGACTAGTCGGCACcaaatgtcttattttttatGATGGACCACAACTCTAAAACTTTGAACTCTTACATGTGCCCACATATTACATCTTTTAATGACATAAATATGAGTTTGCCACTCCAACAATAAGTATTTGTTCCTTGAGAGGTTTTTGGTTAATGGTCTGAGCTGACATATCTGTGGGCAGcacacattcattcaaaatatgCAGACTGATATATTGAGCAGCATTAAGCAGTATATTATTCGGGGTATTGAAGTGTTGGATATGTGGCAGTGCTTAAAACAAGTCTTTTATTTTAATCCTGTCTGTGCGAAAGACTGATGCATTTCCATTTCAAGGCCAACAAAGTCTCAACAGAGTGACTCACTGGTTGCTTAATGAGGAACCTGTTTACATCAGATAGATGGCCGAGTTAAATTAACCAAAACAAACTGCTTTAGGGAAAGGCAATAAACTGTTTATTGTTTAGGGTCACAGACTGTCTGTGAACGTCCCATTATTTATTGTTGGCTTTGAGTCAAGAAATGATGCATTGCAACATCAGTGAGAGAATTATTAATGTTGATGTGTTTGTGAGAATGGCCTCTCTTCTTTTTGCAGGAATGAAAACGCTGTGGCCTGAAAAAGCAATGGCTGTTAAACCATACTTTTTTGGTACAAAGGAAAAGGTATGAAAtgaattcagtcatttcaagaACTGCTTATATTGGCTTTACAagacatgggaaaaaaatacaattacaatatgaactattcaaaacattaaattacactGTATTTCTCTTGTGTAATTCAACTGGTACATAAGAGTGTGGCTGAAATCATCTTTCCaccacattttatatttaaactcAGATGCTCCCTTTTTGATATGAATGAGGAATTGGTTTTTAAACCTAAATTGAACCAAAAGTGATGttcttttaattttctttaaatatttatgttagatttattttagcttcaatgtttgtgcacatgtataaaaatatatgtaaggAAAGTTTATATACTATACAATGTGTTTTTATCAAATCACATTCATGCTGCATCATTGTTAATGCATGTTaatgaaagaaataattttaGTGCAAGTCATATGTGTGAAGGAATGAGCCGGCAAATATTTTGtggcttttctgttttgtgacAACATAACCATCAGTACAGGAATGATTCTGCCTGCGTACCACCCTGGCTGCCTGTTCATGAGTTATAACACCTTGGGCAGGACACCTGTCACTTTTCACTCCTCCAGTGGAATGCCACTTCACAACTGTCAGCCTCATTGTAAATATCAATGCTCTGAGTGTTCttacaaaacaggaaaatgtaTGTAGAAGATTGCATCCTATGAGTTTATATTAACCTGTACATTACGATTTTcatatggaaataaaaagacattgttaaaagaaaatataaacttgaaaagaaatgcaattatgggaaataaaacaatgtaaacatattttttttgcatttttatttacaaggttgctccattgaaatgaatgatgaACAGACAAAGACAGCAGCAcaacaaatttacatttcagaaaatatatatcacaaatttataacaatgacaatatttacattttttacaaaataatattccCTAACATAATGTATAGGCTTAATAACCACTACTGATGTACAAGTATGTAGGAAGGGACTTAAGTAGGAAATTCTAATCAAAACTCATACATTGTTCATTGGCCTCCACAGAGGGAAGCATGGTAAGCAAGAAAAAGGACTGAGGCAAATCCCCAAATTTAGGCTGAGATACTAAGGCGCGTCTGATGATACTGTGACAAGTCTGATGTTTACACTGTCAGATGCTTAATGCCAAATTATCAAAGCATGTAGcctaaaggggaaaaaaacagcttatCATGTTGACTGGTTgcaaatggaaattaacaagCATCAGGGCTTTTCTAAATTAAGTGGAAATTTTGCTGCATGGCAGGAGTGCAGGAAACTGAAGAGCCACTAGAGGATGCCATTGGGTCTGAGGACAAAATCTGTTGTGTGCAACAGTTGCAAGTGAAGCCAGTAGTTCAAAGGCATCCACTGCCACTATGAAGGCAGAAGCAGAGGGGGCTACTGTGACTGCCAAGGCATTGGCCTTACAGtagaaacatgctttttttcataTAGAAGAGACCCAAGGAGGGAAAAGCTAGCATTGGAATCTGACGCCATACCAAGAGAGAGATACCAAGATAGCATCCTAAAGACCCCTCACCAATGTTTTGCAAAAGCATAAACTAATAACTAAAATTATGGGAAACCAATAAGAAGATACTAGTGTATGGTAATGTGTAAGGGTCCTATTCAATACACTGAGGGTAAAAAGGGCAGGTTGCAAGGTAGAATTCACTACATATTGCAACATACAGGTGGACATGAAAGAATGCTTGTTTCATATTGTTTGCATATGGACTAGGCATTTGGATTCAGGGAGAAAGATGACAGCTTACATGGTACATTGGTGATGAAATGAAAGTCTCCCCAGCATACAAGGATAAAGCTTTAAAATGGGAAGTCAATTGCAGACCATGGACCAAGGGCTTCCTGATAAAGCTTAGAGACTCAATACAAAAGGATAAATGACCAAGCAAAGAGAGCATAAGTAGCAGTAACTGTAAGCCAaaactgaagttaaaaaaataaatgacaatagCACATTAAGAACATGTCAAAAAATCTCAATTGTTCTTGATGATGATCAAAGTTATGTCAGATTTAGGAATATGGGCTTAAAAGGTGATTATGTTGAAGTTAAAGCATGGGGACTGTGCTTTGTATgtctaaaaatagaaaatatgagCAAAGATGTTGAAATTCATAAGCTGTCATTGATGTGAATAAaagcatcccagcatgctgcTTATTGATATGGAGAggaaaaggacagagagagaagatgaaTCACtaagaaaaatctttttaaaaagtcatcgGTCAGTAGTTATTTGGTTTCCATCGAATTAAGCAGAGATACTGGGGCTGGCTTCTAAGAAAAAGCACTAGGCAATGCTAGTGTTCGGCTACAGACGCTACTGTGTCATCGCTCCAAGGGCACTGGGCCCATAGACAAGcataaacagaaaagcaaatggACAATAACAAAATTGTGGAACCAACATTACAATGAAAAGAACAAGATACCTGTGTAAGCTGAACAAAATATGAAGTGTATCTAGCACTGCAACACTGAATGTTAAACACTACTAACAGAAGAAGATAAATCGTGTGGGTATGCCTAAAAAAAGGCAGGTGGCTGAGCAGCCAGCACTGGAGACAGAATGACACATTCATTGGATATAGactaaaaagaagaaaatgactTAATGACTTTGATAAAACTaagctgtgtctgtttgtctttttaacctgtttttatatatatatggacaTTCAGTCAGGaataaagattgattgaataattTAGTGAAAGATTTATTGAGAAAAGTGAAACGAACATAAAGATCATTAAAGATATCTACACAGGTACAACTGCCAACATACATATTTGTAATTTAAGATCAAGAAGCCTTAGTATTGCAAGAGGCATCCGACAGGGAGATCCCCTATTCCCAAAATTATTTACAGCAGCAATTGAAGAGGTCTTCAAGAATTCAGGCCTTACAAACCACGGCATTAGAATTGATGGAGAAGAACTGAGTGGTTTAAGATTTTCAGACAACGTGGCCctattttcaacagaaacagACTAAATGAATCATCACCCAAATATACCAGACAGAAAAAGTTCCAAAGACGGCCTGAAGATCCAAAAAGAAGACCAAGTATATTCTAAATTTATCGCTGTCATAAGAAGTAAGGCTTCAAAAGGTGGAAGACTACAAATAATTAGGACAAACAACATAACACGAGCCTATTCAAAAAGAATACTAAAGAAGCTAAGGATGATGCAAAGACCTATGGAAAgaaacatatataatataaaattgaaAGACGAAATAAGGCGTTGTTGTAGCTTATTGCGGCTGCCTTTTCCTTCAGCCACTGTCAGTACTCTGGTACTGGCTGAACACTGAAGCTCACTTTGGTGTTCTTGTGCCTCAACTGTCTGCCATGTTAAGCTCATTTTCTGGAGAAGGAAGACAAGATCACCAGTCAATACCATTCCCATCCAACCACCTCAGCAAATAACTGCCCCCACCATCCcctttatattttcatgtttattaacACTGCCAGCTTGGCACAGGgtatttttcacattatttttagTGATGTCATGAGCTCAAATTTATTGCGATGTCATTatgctccctctctgttcccatTTCCCTGTTCCTCCCACCTCCTTCTGTCACatccccatcctctctctcctctcatttaCCTTTTTAGTCACAAATGTGCTgacatcctcttcctcaggtaAAGAGAGTTTCTGATGGTGTTCTTCCTCCCGCTGTGCCCACAGCAACCCGTGTTTCTGAGGGACACACAGATAAAGTTAAACACCGTTACTCTATGACTGGTGAACACGGACTGCTACACATAGACTGTAAGGCACACACTTTTACATAAACACAGGAAAGCAGTGTATAGACACAAACCCAGTTTTGCAGTGTGACACATAGGCAGTTACAGTCAAGCACTGCACTGAGTTTCTCAGGTCAGAAGTATGCCGCTGTGTGTCAGAGCCCTAAAGCTCAGTGTTTGCAGGCTCACAGTACTAACCATTTGGTTCTCTGATAAGAAGAGGATCTCCACCTCCTGGACACCAGCCCTGTCCAGAGGGACTGCGGGTACGGACACTTCCCTGTCAGTGCACAGGAGCAGTGGGGTCAGGGGCAAGAGGCTCTCTTGTGTCCTGTCTAAGATCCTCCGCAGCCGTCGCAATTCACGTGGCTGCAGGGGGCCCACTTTCACCAGCCGGCGAATAACGATGCCAGTGGTGTCGCGCTCGATGAAACTCTGCTCAACCATCAAGATCTTCAGCATGCTGTTGCTCTGCTGTACACACAGCAGCATCTTCTGTAGGCCAGACGGGGAACAGCGTGGTATTCACACATAATGATGATGGCACAGTCAGGCAATGCGCATTGCATTCCCAAATGGCTACAGCATGGGTATGCTATTACCCAGCTGAAGCCAAGTTTTACCTTCATGTCGGTGGCTGCAGACACCTTCTGCAGCTCATCCTTAGTTGTGACGGGCAGAGCTGAAGCAGGATTGGCAGGGCCAGGCAGAGCCGGGAGTGTCAGTAGGGCGTGTCTCTCTGGTCCTTTTACCACCAGCTGGGAGGCATCACTGCTGCTGCCCAGACTCTCTGACAGACTGAACTGGTGTTTTACCTCTGCACTGTCCAGGATCCAGTTGCTCCTTTTAGGGGGAAAGGATTATATGATAAGGGGAAGTCAGGAGACTAGCCTCCTTCAAGAAATATTTCTCTAAAGTAAACTGTTATAAGAATTTGTCACACATGTGTTACTTTACCGCTGAATACACAGACTAGCAAACAGTACAGCATCAGTtcgacagacagaaacacagacagataaCGCTGGAGGCTGACCCGTGAAGCATTATGTGGAGGCTGGAGGTGAAAGTTGAGGACAGCagcagggtggggaggaggtTTAGGGTGCTGGAGGAGAGGCGTCCCAACTCTgtagaatggggggggggggggggggatgggccACAAGGCAGGCGAGGTTCTCGGGTatgagagagcaagagcacATGGGAGGGAGCATATGTGGAGAATTTGTATGGAAGAGAGTTCATGGAAGGGAAAGGTCATATATATGTGAGAAATGTTAAGTAAATGAGATGATGTATGGAAGAGAAATcatgtgagagaaagtgtgactCTACCTTGTTCCATGCCATGACCCCTCCAGGTGCCATTCTGTCTGGGAATGGGAAGCTTGGTATAGAAGTCTAATTTGTCAAGCTGGGGGAGAAGATAATCCGTTAAACATCTTTCTACCATTTAACTACTACACTATTTGATAAATTGTGAACTACAGTGCAACTAACACCTAAGGGATACACGTCCTACACCAAAGAGCAGAGAGGCATCACTGTCCAGAATCATCCTGCCATTATACTGTTCATATTTGTTAATAGGCAAATAACCTGTTTAGTGCCTGCCTGGGTGAAGAGGCACTCGCAGGGCTCAGGGTTGTGATTGGCAGGTATGATGGTGGTGTTTTGGCCTTCATCCTGCAGCTCAATGCTTTGCCTCAGGGCAAGGTGTGGCACCCCAACATCATAGCTGTCCACCTCAAGCAcaagctgctgctgttcctcagTCCTGTCCTGCATTTCCTCCAATTTGacctctgtgctgttttggcAAATTGGCCTGTCTGCCAGTTCAGTTTTCTGGGGGAACCAATAATTCTGCAGAAGAGAGATGCAGATAAGACATTTTAGCTGTTACATGCAAATACCAATGTGAGAAACCAGTATGAGAAAGACAGCAAGGAAGAGCAATGAAACTGAAGGTGGGTTGGGGACTTGAGTATAAAGTCAAGTATTTCCTAAGCTGTAATGAGTTTCAGACAAAGAGGAGGAAGTACAGATGGGAGCGGTATAATTTGGGGTTAGTCAAATAGGGGCAATACCTTTCTCAGGTCCACTATGTCCTGCAGTAGGAGGGACACTTGGGGTGAGAGCTGCCTCTTGTTAATGAGTGCTTCCATTTGATGCATATATCCATCCATGAGGTGTTGCTGAAATGGGAAGCAATGGGAACagtcagtgctggtgtgtgtgtaatctgtaCGAGCAGTATAACCTCACTGTGCAGTACCTCATCACAGTCCAGTATGTTGCCAATAGTGGACAGCAGGCAGCACAGGCACTCGAGTGCCACATCGGTCTGCATGATGAGCATCTTGCTGATGCAGCTGTGCATCACGgtctccctcaccatcttcagTTTGAACAGTTCCCCTATAAACTTCATGTTGCTAAGTGACCGCTGGTGCTGCTTTTCCTCTTCCtggatgtgggtgggggggaggtaaGGCAAGATGAGCAGGAGGGTGTCACACATTTATGGCGCAGGATGACATTTCAACCATAATCCACTCTCTGTGGTTTACTGAAACACGAGTCACCACTAGTGGAAGGGTGAGACCATGTCTTATTTTACCTCTTCAGACAATTTTGGCCAAAAAGGACAATAGAAGGTATATGGCTACACACCTTTGTGCCACATTCATACAAAGAAATACCTGCTCTGCCATCACCCCATTAAACATGCTTTTAGACATCATCCAACCACAAAACTTTCCAGTCTACACCCTGATAAAAAACCCCACTTAAACCATCACCAGCATCGCTACCACTTTCTCAGGTTCCCAAGCACTACCACCAATTGTTACCATAGCTAGCATATTAAGCTCCTCCTGTTTCTTCCCAATTACCTTATGGTCCTCATCCAGCTTCTTAAACTCCATCCGGCAGAGTTTTAGCAGCACCAAGCGGAAATTCAGAGAATCTCGAGAATTTTCAGTAAGTGGAGCATTTATCTGAGGGGCAAAAATGGGTTTTAGGAAACAAGCAATGCTCATCTCCTTAGAACAGTTGTAATCTTctaaaatgctaattaaatcTCTCTGCTTTACATGTGCCTAGGTGGCAGTGTGGAGAAAGTACATGTTTAGTGGATGGCTGTGCACAAAGGAACAGGCTGCATGTGGCTCTTTAGTTTCTCCTTCCACTGTTTTCGAAGCCCATACACGTAGCATAAACTGATAATTATTTCTGAAGTAATGAGAATGGATAGATGCACATACTCACCTCCCTCAGACAGTGGCACATCTTGGCACAAGTGGTTGTGAATCTTGGCTCAGAGATGGCTTTCTCAAAGATGATGGCCGCGATGCCCCTGAGGCGCTCCTCTGTGTTGATGTCAAACTCGTTCACCTGTCTCATCAGGTGGCCGAACATCTCGGGGGCGAGCCTATCCAGAACACTGTGCATGCTTCTGTACAGTTCCTGGGTCTTGGCTGCCTTGAGGTCCTCCTCTCTCCCGTCTCGGACCACTTCAGACAGCCTCTTCGTGGCTGGCTTCCACACATCCTCCTCCTTGGGAAGCTCCTTCAGGGGGCAGCTGTGGCTCCAGGCTGGGTTCTGCTGTTCATGGACCCAGAGATCTCTGCCTCCATGGCGCCAGTTGTCCCTCTTAGCATGGAACTGCTGCACGATGTTCCTTTCCCGcagtctctccatctctgcttGCTTGCGAACCTGTTGTATAGTCTTAGGTCCCTGCTCAGCTTTCCGACAGAGCCAGTTATTCTGGAAGAGACAGTGGGAATAATAAAAAGGATAATTTTAGCTATTTTATACAAATACTAGCCCTGGATATTGAGATAAAGAGGgacactgcatttttattttcaatttttatgtCACCATTTTTCTTTAGCTGGGAAAGAGTCATTTTTCCAGGCTGTTTGGACTGGAACTTGAGTACAAAGTGGTGGGAGAGATACAGGTTGAATGAAAGAGGAGATAGATCCACAAATAACTAGGCAGTACCTTTCTGAGGTCCAGAACATCCTGTAAAAGGAATCGAATCCGGGATGATGTCCTTCCCTCCTTGATGATGCGCCTGACACGATAGAAGTACTCATCCATGAGGTACTGTAGAAACAGGGAGCAGTGGGACCAGTTACAGTGtaattgtgtgcatgtattgagtgtgtgtgttaatcttgtgtgtgttggggaggaATTTAATTGTATCTGCATGAACAGTATGATCATGTAGTGCAATACCTTGTCATTGTCCAGGTTCTGGCCAACAGTGGTAAGCAGGCAGCATAAACATTCAAGTGCCTCCTCGCTTTGGTTAGAGAGGAGGTTGTTGATGCAGCTGTGTACAACTTTGTCCTTCATCATTTCTAATTTAAAGAGTTCTCCAATGAACCTCATGTTGCCAAGTGACCTCTGGCAGTGGCCATTGACTTTATCTGTCAATGCTCCTTCATCCAGTTTCTTAAACTCCACCCGGCAGAGGTTCAGCAGAACCAATCGGAAATTTAGAGTGACTCCAGGGCTCCCATTGGATAGCACGTTCATCTGAGGGGGAGAAAAGTGTTTTAGGAAGGAAGAAGAACACACTCCTTTGTTTGTATCCTCTAAAATTCAATCTAAAATTCTCTTCTTTAAAGCATGCAAAGGTAGCAGTGTGGAGAAGATGCATGATGCAGCTGTACACAGATTGGATACAAAAAGTAACAGACTGAATGTGGCTCTTAATTTCTTCCTTCGAGCGACTTGATGTACATAAGCCCACAGCAGTGGCATGGCTAGGAAGGGATTTCTAGAGCACTGAAAAGGGACACTCACCTCCTTGAGCGAGTGGCACAGCTGGGCATAAATGGCGGAGAATTTGGGCTCGGACACGGCCTTCTCAAAGACGATGGCTGCGATTTCCCTCAGGCGCTCCTCCGTGTCGATGGTGAGTTGAGTGACCTGTTTCACCAGGTGCTGGAACACCTCAGGGGTCAGCTTATTTAGGACACTGCGCATTTTTCCATACAGCTCCAGTGTCTTGGCTTTCTCAGGGTCCTCCTCCCTCCGGTCCCAGCTCCCTTCAGCCAGCCTCTTTACTGATGGTTTCCAGGCTTTTTCTGCCTTGTGGAGCTGTAGGGCTCCACCAAAAGGCTGCTGGGAGAGACTGAGACCTCCCCTCATA
This is a stretch of genomic DNA from Anguilla rostrata isolate EN2019 chromosome 4, ASM1855537v3, whole genome shotgun sequence. It encodes these proteins:
- the LOC135253505 gene encoding eukaryotic translation initiation factor 4 gamma 1-like codes for the protein MITEPHLSELSMRGGLSLSQQPFGGALQLHKAEKAWKPSVKRLAEGSWDRREEDPEKAKTLELYGKMRSVLNKLTPEVFQHLVKQVTQLTIDTEERLREIAAIVFEKAVSEPKFSAIYAQLCHSLKEMNVLSNGSPGVTLNFRLVLLNLCRVEFKKLDEGALTDKVNGHCQRSLGNMRFIGELFKLEMMKDKVVHSCINNLLSNQSEEALECLCCLLTTVGQNLDNDKYLMDEYFYRVRRIIKEGRTSSRIRFLLQDVLDLRKNNWLCRKAEQGPKTIQQVRKQAEMERLRERNIVQQFHAKRDNWRHGGRDLWVHEQQNPAWSHSCPLKELPKEEDVWKPATKRLSEVVRDGREEDLKAAKTQELYRSMHSVLDRLAPEMFGHLMRQVNEFDINTEERLRGIAAIIFEKAISEPRFTTTCAKMCHCLREINAPLTENSRDSLNFRLVLLKLCRMEFKKLDEDHKEEEKQHQRSLSNMKFIGELFKLKMVRETVMHSCISKMLIMQTDVALECLCCLLSTIGNILDCDEQHLMDGYMHQMEALINKRQLSPQVSLLLQDIVDLRKNYWFPQKTELADRPICQNSTEVKLEEMQDRTEEQQQLVLEVDSYDVGVPHLALRQSIELQDEGQNTTIIPANHNPEPCECLFTQAGTKQLDKLDFYTKLPIPRQNGTWRGHGMEQELGRLSSSTLNLLPTLLLSSTFTSSLHIMLHGSNWILDSAEVKHQFSLSESLGSSSDASQLVVKGPERHALLTLPALPGPANPASALPVTTKDELQKVSAATDMKKMLLCVQQSNSMLKILMVEQSFIERDTTGIVIRRLVKVGPLQPRELRRLRRILDRTQESLLPLTPLLLCTDREVSVPAVPLDRAGVQEVEILFLSENQMKHGLLWAQREEEHHQKLSLPEEEDVSTFVTKKKMSLTWQTVEAQEHQSELQCSASTRVLTVAEGKGSRNKLQQRLISSFNFILYMFLSIGLCIILSFFSILFE